The window CTAAATTGATAAAGATGTGTTTCTTTATACCCTTTGGTGCATTTATGCTACGAATAGATTTAAGTGAAAGTGCACCTGAGTAGATGTACAGAATAATAGTACCAACAGTGATGAAAAACACCAGAGAGGTAAGGCTGTTCTGGATGAGCTCAATAAACGGGAGGCGAAATATATAGAAGCCAATATCATGACCAAAGATAGGATCAACTTCGCCGAACATCTCACTCCAGTGGAACCGGAAGTACGTATCCCAACGCATAAAAAACGCCAGTGAAAAGAATACACTTATGGCGGCGCCAGCTCCAAGGAAAGCCGTTTTTATTTTCTTAGGGTCTATCTCGTGCAACTTTAGTTGCGCCAGCGGCGATTGCCCAAAATGCATGGTACTAAACTTCTTACCCAGTTGACTCATATTGGGTAGCACATAGAGTAATGCTACACCCAATGCCGATATCAGTAGCAAGGCTTGCGTTACTTTAATAGTCCAGAAGACCTGATCGTACCCCAGGTTGTCAAGCCACATCCATTCAATGATCCAGTCAGAAAATGCCCCTACCAAGAGAACAAATAGAAATAGGGGGATAACGATTTTGAATAATTTTGACGATCCTAACGACTTGCTCATGGTATATTTCTGATTAATTGATTTGCCACCGTGTTATTTTAAGCGACCTTAAAATAGTAACCATTTGGTAGAAAATAGAATTTAAACAATCCTTATACACGAAAATATATTACCCGTTCATATAACCCATATAGTTTAAAAACTATTTATTAAACCATAATAGTTAAATATTGATATTTTAAACCAAAATGGTTATATAAAAAGAAAAAGTTATGGAAAAGGTATTAGTGTTAATAGGGGATGTGGAAGATTCTCAATCCATTCCCCCAAAAGACAGAGAAGTACTACAGCAAAATCTTGCTGATGTATTAGAAGGTATCAATGATGCAATGTCAGATTGTATTACATCGCCATATACCATAACACTGGGGGATGAATTTCAGGCTGTTTTTAGTGATGCAATGCCTGTTTTTGAGCATATAATAACGATTATGGCACGCCTTCACCCCGTTCAGGTACGATTTTCTCTGGGGGTTGGACCTCTTGATACACCGATTAATAAGGAACAAGCCATAGGGATGGATGGGCCGGCCTTTCATGTAGCCCGAAAAGGAATTGATTATCTAAAGGAGAACGAAGAGCTTTTTCATATCTCAAT of the Fodinibius sp. Rm-B-1B1-1 genome contains:
- a CDS encoding SatD family protein; this translates as MEKVLVLIGDVEDSQSIPPKDREVLQQNLADVLEGINDAMSDCITSPYTITLGDEFQAVFSDAMPVFEHIITIMARLHPVQVRFSLGVGPLDTPINKEQAIGMDGPAFHVARKGIDYLKENEELFHISIVDDNSTELKIINSSLQLISGQMRSWNKRRLTILEMIKQGYDYKEISEAVGISKPAFYKNKEAGMLDVIDDMSDNIASFLNQYITK